The Oceanicaulis sp. nucleotide sequence GTCCACACATGGCTTCCGCCCGCCCATGTCGACGCCCCCGGGCCGGCCTCGGCGATCCTTGCAGGCGTGCTTCTGAAAATGGGCGGCTACGGCCTGATCCGCATCGCCATGCAGATGACGCCCGAAGCCTTTGCGAAATGGTCGCTGCTGCTCGCGTCGCTCGCTGTCGTGTCTATCCTCTGGGGGGCGCTCGTGGCGCTGGGTCAGAGCGATCTGAAGCGCCGGATCGCCTACACCTCGGTCAATCACATGGGCTACACGGTGCTCGGCATCGCGGTGGCGGGGTCGGCCATAGGCTCGGAGGCCGCACGCGGCCTCGCTTTGACCGGCGCCGTCGTAGAAATGATCGCACATGGCCTTATCACCGGATCGCTTTTCCTAATCGCCGGCGCCTTCTGGCAACGCCGGCAGGACTACGAGATGGACCACTACGGCGGGCTGGCCGGGCAGGCGCCCCGTTTGACCGGCTTTACGATCCTTGCAAGCTTCGCCTCGCTCGGCCTTCCCGGTCTCGCCGGCTTCGTAGCTGAGCTTCATGTCTTCCTGGGCGCCTTCGCCGTCTACCCCGTGCTCGCAGCGGTCGGTCTGTTCGGCATCCTGATCACCGCCGCTCTTTTCCTCCAACTGCTGCGACGGGTCTTCTTCGCAGAACCGGCGAGCGCGCCCAGCGGGGACTTCCCCGACCTCAAGCCGGGGGAGATCGCAGTGTTGGCCTTGCTTCTTGCGCTCGTCGTCCTGATCGGCGTCTGGCCCGCCTGGCTTCTGGAAATGGTCGACGCCGCCTCGCTGCTCCCGGCCGGAGGCTGAGATGCCAATCGCGGATCTCGCGCCTGAAATCGCGGTTCTCCTGTGCGCCGTCGCGATCGTTCTGGGCGCGCTCATTCTACCGCAGAAACGGCTCAGGCTCGGCGCGGCCGTCGCGATCGCCGGCTTCGCCCTCGCGATCGGGCTCGCATTCGCAGAGCGCGACGCCGACCGGCTGACCTTCTCCGGCGTGTTCGCGCTCGATACGCTGAGCTTCCACGCGCGCGTTCTGATCTACACAACGGCGGCGCTGTCCGCCGCCCTGTCCGCGAAATGGTTCAAGACCGACCACCGTCACGGCGAATACTACGCGATCCT carries:
- a CDS encoding NADH-quinone oxidoreductase subunit M, whose protein sequence is MLTLAVLTPILASVLLFMTPSSRPGLARGLAIAAAAVPLAALVIVWTRYTPGAGFQLVEEAVWAPGLGVAWRMGVDGVSLSLSLMSALVFLAATAWPMPGLARPGAYYAWILFLTGVSLGLFLTLDLIWFYIFFDLSLVGMYFLIGRWGHGDAQGAALKFFLYTFVGSLLILIGIIVLALSMPTLTFDMRAIIAQTPLAGGGLGATLVLFAFLAGFAIKTPLVPVHTWLPPAHVDAPGPASAILAGVLLKMGGYGLIRIAMQMTPEAFAKWSLLLASLAVVSILWGALVALGQSDLKRRIAYTSVNHMGYTVLGIAVAGSAIGSEAARGLALTGAVVEMIAHGLITGSLFLIAGAFWQRRQDYEMDHYGGLAGQAPRLTGFTILASFASLGLPGLAGFVAELHVFLGAFAVYPVLAAVGLFGILITAALFLQLLRRVFFAEPASAPSGDFPDLKPGEIAVLALLLALVVLIGVWPAWLLEMVDAASLLPAGG